One region of Wolbachia endosymbiont of Drosophila innubila genomic DNA includes:
- a CDS encoding acetyl-CoA carboxylase biotin carboxylase subunit, with protein MIEKKYSKILIANRGEIACRIIRTAHKMGISCVCIYSDADVNSVHVRQADESRYIGPSPSCLSYLNIEKICEVAVETGAEAVHPGYGFLAENPDFPRALQKHNIDFIGPSAETIEVTANKITAKEAARKAGVNVVPGYMGKISDAAHAAQVAKEVGFPVMLKAASGGGGKGMRIVNSKKEIELAFTSATNEAEKSFKDGSIFIEKYIELPRHIEIQIIADKYGNIVCLGERECSIQRNNQKIIEETPSPFISEEVRQKMYVQCVSLAKQVGYFSAGTVEFVVDKDQNFYFLEVNTRLQVEHPVTEFITGIDIVEEMIRTSCGEKLRFNQDDIKLTGSAIESRICAEDPSKKFFPSSGRIKYYDKPGENDYVRIDDGVAAGSEISMFYDSMIAKVITYGKDRVEAISRMQKALSECYIEGVTNNIEFLESIFHHPNFIAAKLHTRFIPDHYPSGFHGDFVTEEYIKIFIFTALYVHLENEERYHHKAVNETSQVSFQCVTLESSKKEGAPVSATRMAGDRARDLFIVNINDNEYSVNAKYQDNILITVYNHNKYSVIGKWKSSYRLLYITINDDTNIALKIERQGSKYFIRHAGMKAECCIFKPHVAELSRLMLNNETEGISADAVKSPISGLLVKLHVNVGDQVEIGQPLFVVEAMKMENIICAEAAMVIKNIPVQEGKNVQIGDVVCFLK; from the coding sequence ATGATAGAAAAGAAGTACAGTAAGATTTTAATAGCAAACAGAGGAGAGATTGCCTGCAGGATTATCAGAACTGCCCATAAGATGGGTATATCTTGTGTGTGCATATACTCGGATGCAGATGTAAATTCTGTGCATGTAAGACAAGCAGATGAGTCAAGATATATCGGCCCTTCGCCATCTTGCCTCAGTTATTTAAACATTGAAAAAATATGTGAAGTAGCAGTTGAAACAGGTGCTGAGGCAGTTCATCCTGGCTATGGTTTTTTAGCAGAGAATCCAGATTTTCCACGTGCTCTTCAAAAACATAATATAGACTTCATCGGTCCCAGTGCAGAAACAATAGAAGTTACAGCCAACAAAATAACAGCAAAAGAAGCTGCAAGAAAAGCTGGAGTGAATGTAGTGCCAGGATATATGGGTAAGATCAGCGATGCTGCCCACGCAGCTCAAGTTGCTAAAGAGGTCGGTTTTCCCGTTATGCTCAAAGCTGCATCAGGCGGTGGTGGCAAAGGAATGCGAATTGTAAACTCCAAAAAAGAAATTGAACTAGCATTTACATCAGCCACAAATGAAGCAGAGAAAAGTTTTAAGGATGGCAGTATCTTTATAGAGAAATATATAGAGTTGCCAAGACATATTGAAATACAAATCATAGCAGATAAATATGGCAATATAGTTTGTCTTGGAGAAAGAGAATGCTCGATACAAAGGAATAATCAGAAAATAATAGAAGAAACGCCAAGTCCATTCATTAGTGAAGAAGTAAGACAAAAAATGTATGTTCAATGTGTTTCTCTGGCAAAGCAAGTTGGCTATTTTTCAGCAGGCACTGTTGAGTTTGTTGTAGATAAAGACCAAAACTTCTATTTTCTTGAGGTAAATACGAGATTGCAAGTTGAGCATCCAGTAACAGAATTTATAACTGGAATAGACATAGTAGAAGAAATGATTAGAACTTCCTGTGGAGAGAAATTGAGATTCAATCAGGATGATATTAAACTTACTGGTTCTGCAATAGAAAGTAGAATTTGCGCTGAAGACCCATCGAAGAAATTTTTCCCTTCCAGCGGAAGAATAAAATATTACGATAAACCGGGTGAAAATGATTATGTAAGAATAGATGATGGAGTTGCTGCAGGTTCAGAAATTAGCATGTTCTATGATTCGATGATTGCCAAAGTGATAACATATGGAAAAGATAGAGTAGAAGCGATCAGCAGAATGCAAAAAGCATTGTCTGAATGCTATATAGAAGGAGTAACAAATAATATAGAATTTCTAGAATCCATCTTCCATCACCCAAATTTTATCGCAGCAAAGCTCCATACGAGATTCATTCCAGATCATTACCCTAGTGGGTTTCACGGCGATTTTGTTACAGAGGAGTATATTAAAATATTTATTTTCACTGCGTTATATGTTCATTTGGAAAATGAAGAAAGGTACCATCATAAAGCAGTGAATGAAACATCTCAGGTGTCATTCCAGTGCGTGACACTGGAATCTAGTAAAAAAGAAGGGGCACCAGTATCAGCTACTCGGATGGCAGGTGACCGTGCAAGAGATTTATTCATAGTGAATATAAATGACAATGAGTACTCCGTAAATGCAAAATACCAAGATAATATATTAATAACGGTATATAATCACAATAAATACTCCGTTATAGGCAAGTGGAAATCAAGTTATAGATTGCTATATATCACAATTAATGACGATACCAATATAGCACTTAAAATAGAAAGACAAGGCAGCAAGTACTTCATAAGGCATGCAGGCATGAAAGCTGAGTGTTGTATATTTAAGCCTCATGTAGCTGAATTAAGTAGGTTAATGCTAAATAATGAAACAGAAGGGATTTCAGCAGATGCTGTAAAATCCCCAATATCTGGTTTATTAGTTAAATTGCACGTAAATGTAGGAGATCAGGTGGAAATAGGACAACCTTTATTTGTGGTGGAGGCAATGAAAATGGAAAATATCATATGTGCTGAAGCAGCAATGGTGATAAAAAATATTCCCGTTCAAGAAGGAAAAAATGTGCAGATTGGTGATGTAGTCTGCTTTCTTAAATAA
- a CDS encoding COX15/CtaA family protein has protein sequence MEAKPVAIWLFLCSVMVILMVGIGGFTRLSKAGLSITEWKPITGTLPPLSEQDWLQEKLKYEATPEYKALNYGISMEEFRAIYLIEYVHRLVARLTGLVFVLPFIYFTLRRKISKKVVIKLFVALLFGALQAFAGWYMVKSGLVAKPHVSHYRLALHLLLALIIFALFSYQFFDYQIRPKQTKLKISCNTKYYVGIILVLIMIQIIFGAFVAGLNAGLIYNTFPLMDGQIVPEDLFFLQPTWLNIFENRATVQFIHRALALLILTLVVILTVKNASIKPVYIMLLSVVIQIILGVITLLLHIPIAIAIAHQVFSFILFGSSLYFLCYLRKQTTSPICTFFPS, from the coding sequence ATGGAAGCAAAACCTGTAGCTATTTGGCTTTTTCTCTGCTCGGTCATGGTAATTCTCATGGTAGGGATTGGTGGATTTACCAGACTTTCAAAAGCAGGATTGTCAATCACGGAGTGGAAACCCATTACTGGAACATTACCACCACTGAGTGAACAAGACTGGCTACAAGAAAAATTAAAATACGAAGCTACACCTGAATATAAAGCACTTAACTATGGTATTAGTATGGAGGAGTTTCGCGCTATATACTTAATAGAATATGTACACAGATTGGTTGCAAGACTAACAGGTTTAGTTTTTGTCCTGCCATTTATATATTTTACATTAAGAAGAAAAATATCTAAAAAGGTAGTAATAAAGCTATTTGTGGCATTATTATTTGGAGCTTTACAAGCTTTTGCTGGTTGGTATATGGTAAAAAGCGGCTTGGTAGCCAAGCCTCATGTTAGCCACTATAGGCTCGCACTTCACTTATTATTAGCATTAATTATCTTTGCATTATTTTCATATCAATTTTTTGATTACCAAATCAGGCCAAAGCAAACTAAACTTAAGATTAGTTGTAACACCAAGTACTACGTAGGAATTATTTTAGTTCTGATCATGATACAAATAATTTTCGGCGCATTTGTTGCAGGATTAAATGCTGGTCTAATTTACAATACCTTTCCACTAATGGACGGACAAATCGTTCCAGAAGATTTATTTTTCTTACAGCCTACATGGCTGAATATCTTTGAGAACAGAGCGACAGTGCAATTTATACATCGAGCACTGGCATTGCTAATACTAACTTTGGTAGTAATACTCACAGTAAAAAATGCTAGCATAAAACCGGTATATATTATGCTGCTCTCCGTCGTCATTCAGATCATTTTAGGTGTAATTACTCTATTATTGCACATACCAATAGCCATTGCCATAGCTCATCAAGTGTTTTCATTTATCTTGTTTGGGTCAAGTTTGTACTTCTTATGTTATTTAAGAAAGCAGACTACATCACCAATCTGCACATTTTTTCCTTCTTGA
- a CDS encoding glycosyltransferase family 2 protein codes for MPILQADNVEKIKFDSSLCKEQEKLFYYKFNIIPWQKLNDTTFFMVEDTSRDINRWVEAHYGIDYVLIKVDSEQILNLLNSHFGISEFASNYLYYKNPNFSAKSIKLSSIFFASFFIVTSILTLTEKYTYFALMLIFIIGCSSYLFKFIATVFSLCETSNQKVDYSKLNEEDFPIYTILLPAFKESAVIEQLIESIESLDYPKSKLDVKLQVESDDQETLAAIEKYTLPQYFEVIKVPHSLPRTKAKSCNYAMSFARGKYAVIYDADDKPDPLQLKKALIEFNKDDDKLACVQAKLNYYNCDYNFLTKFFSLEYMNWFQYLLPGFQKMNMPIPLGGSSNHFSVKILKEVFFWDAYSVTEDADLGLRLAQMGYKTRMIDSETLEESPIAVFAWIKQRARWIKGYMQTYIVHLKNIKSLYKHTGFKGILLLNLFVGSAAFIFFTTPFLLLSLILTKVLNELFLYYFVVVYVTNLILLVIAVKQQKMPFYFYIVSIFFPVYSLLHSVAAFLALWEFILYPERWNKTQHGLWKQNL; via the coding sequence ATGCCTATACTTCAAGCTGATAATGTAGAAAAAATTAAGTTTGATTCTAGTTTGTGCAAAGAGCAAGAGAAACTTTTTTACTATAAATTTAATATAATTCCTTGGCAAAAATTAAATGATACTACTTTTTTTATGGTTGAAGACACAAGCCGAGATATCAACCGTTGGGTCGAAGCTCATTACGGCATTGACTATGTATTAATAAAAGTGGATAGCGAACAGATTTTAAATCTTCTTAACTCGCACTTTGGTATTTCAGAATTTGCAAGCAACTACTTATATTACAAGAATCCTAATTTTTCAGCTAAAAGCATTAAACTAAGCTCAATATTTTTTGCTTCTTTCTTTATTGTAACTTCAATTTTAACACTAACAGAGAAATATACATATTTTGCTTTGATGTTGATATTTATAATCGGATGTTCTAGTTATTTATTCAAGTTTATAGCTACAGTTTTTAGCTTATGTGAAACCTCTAATCAAAAAGTGGATTATAGTAAGCTGAATGAAGAAGATTTTCCTATATATACTATTTTATTGCCTGCTTTTAAAGAAAGTGCAGTGATAGAGCAATTGATCGAAAGCATTGAAAGTTTGGATTATCCAAAATCAAAATTAGATGTGAAGCTTCAGGTAGAAAGTGATGACCAAGAAACGCTAGCAGCTATAGAAAAGTACACTTTACCGCAGTATTTTGAAGTAATAAAAGTGCCTCATTCTTTGCCTAGAACAAAAGCCAAGTCATGCAATTATGCTATGAGCTTTGCTAGAGGAAAGTATGCAGTAATATATGATGCGGACGATAAACCAGACCCATTGCAGTTAAAAAAAGCACTGATTGAATTTAATAAGGACGACGATAAGCTTGCCTGTGTACAGGCGAAATTAAATTACTACAATTGTGATTATAATTTTCTCACAAAATTCTTTTCTCTGGAGTATATGAACTGGTTTCAATACTTATTGCCTGGATTCCAAAAAATGAACATGCCGATACCTTTGGGTGGTAGCAGTAATCATTTTTCAGTAAAAATTCTAAAAGAAGTGTTTTTCTGGGATGCTTATAGTGTTACCGAAGATGCTGACCTTGGTTTGAGACTTGCGCAAATGGGATATAAAACCAGGATGATTGACTCAGAAACATTGGAAGAGTCACCAATTGCTGTATTTGCTTGGATTAAGCAAAGAGCGCGCTGGATCAAAGGCTATATGCAAACTTATATTGTTCATTTAAAAAATATAAAGTCACTTTATAAACACACTGGATTTAAGGGAATTTTGCTATTGAATCTTTTTGTTGGCTCTGCAGCTTTTATATTTTTTACTACTCCATTTTTACTGCTTTCATTGATATTAACTAAAGTTTTAAATGAATTATTTTTGTACTACTTTGTAGTGGTATACGTTACTAACCTGATTCTTTTGGTAATAGCTGTCAAACAGCAAAAGATGCCTTTTTATTTTTATATAGTATCGATATTTTTTCCGGTCTATAGTCTGCTACATAGTGTTGCAGCTTTTCTTGCCTTATGGGAATTTATTCTTTACCCTGAGCGATGGAACAAAACTCAGCATGGTTTATGGAAGCAAAACCTGTAG
- a CDS encoding F0F1 ATP synthase subunit C: protein MDLVALKFIAIGLAVFGMLGAGLGIANIFSAMLNGIARNPESEGKMKSYVYIGAAMVEIMGLLAFVLAMLLIFAA, encoded by the coding sequence ATGGATTTAGTAGCTTTAAAATTTATAGCAATTGGTTTAGCTGTGTTTGGAATGCTCGGCGCTGGTTTAGGTATAGCTAATATCTTCTCTGCTATGTTAAATGGGATTGCGAGAAACCCTGAATCAGAAGGTAAAATGAAAAGTTATGTTTATATTGGTGCTGCCATGGTTGAAATCATGGGATTACTTGCGTTTGTACTTGCAATGTTATTAATATTTGCTGCTTAA
- a CDS encoding F0F1 ATP synthase subunit A: MALNPLEQFKVYTIIELPRLFGYDVSFTNSSFFTMISVILMILFLLFGIKKGSVIPGYLQAAVEYVYDFVISIIENNTGSKGLQHIPLIFTVFIFILSCNLVGVLPYSFTVTSHVIVTFALSMVVFIYITIVGFKERGVEFLRILLPKGTPSWLAPIIIIIKLFAYLVRPVSLSIRLAANMIAGHTIIKVIAGFIVNMNIFFTPAPFLFIIALIGFEVFVAILQAYIFTILTCVYLSDAVK, encoded by the coding sequence ATGGCACTAAATCCACTGGAACAGTTTAAGGTATATACAATAATAGAGTTACCTAGGTTATTTGGGTATGACGTAAGCTTTACCAATTCATCTTTTTTCACGATGATTTCGGTGATATTGATGATACTCTTTTTGCTTTTTGGAATAAAGAAGGGGTCAGTAATACCAGGATATTTGCAAGCTGCAGTTGAGTATGTATATGATTTTGTTATTTCAATAATAGAAAATAACACTGGAAGCAAAGGCTTGCAGCACATTCCATTGATATTCACAGTATTTATTTTCATTTTATCGTGTAATTTAGTTGGTGTTCTTCCTTATAGTTTCACGGTCACAAGTCATGTGATAGTCACCTTCGCTTTATCGATGGTGGTTTTTATTTATATAACGATTGTTGGATTTAAAGAAAGGGGAGTAGAATTTTTACGCATATTGCTACCAAAAGGAACTCCTTCGTGGCTTGCACCTATAATAATTATTATTAAGTTGTTTGCTTATTTAGTAAGGCCGGTTAGCCTATCAATAAGGCTTGCAGCAAATATGATTGCTGGTCATACAATCATCAAAGTGATAGCAGGGTTTATTGTAAATATGAACATATTTTTCACTCCTGCGCCGTTTTTGTTCATAATTGCATTGATAGGATTTGAAGTATTTGTTGCAATTTTACAAGCTTATATATTTACTATATTAACATGTGTATATTTGTCAGATGCAGTAAAGTAA
- the pheT gene encoding phenylalanine--tRNA ligase subunit beta: MKFTLSWLLEYLETNASLEEITDKLTHIGLEVEDVIDNSRLTGFIVAEVLEVVPHPNADKLKLCKVDDGSKILQIVCGANNVREGMKTVLASLGSTLPESDFTIKPTKIRGVLSEGMLCSASELALVQEESEGIIELSDDYKVGDKFFNCDPVIDINVTPNRGDCLGIYGIARDLAATGIGTLKTLSIPQLTSSINSPIDVEVTDGESFISGIYIANVKNQESPKWLKDRLESIGMRSISAIVDITNYIMISFSRPMHAYDAKKIEGELTVRKANDGEKFAGLNGKEYLLNKDISVIAGDKNIHGIAGIIGGKCSECTLETTDIFLESAWFDPISITKSSRQLGISTDASYRFARSVDPEFTFDGLNLAAKMILDLCGGETSSVVSAGSLDSADTKVSFDYQDVNKFGSVSVSPDEVLDILTKLGFSIDKKTEGNWNVQVPSWRPDVTIPADLIEEVTRIYGYDKIKEEPLPNNVEEVDSTYDNLRILMTNRGFHEVLTWSFMSESTAEKFGYSNKLFIIDNPFNNSFNIMRPSIMPNLLQVTADNIAHGISDLAIFEIGPIYDGEAQSKYVLSGIRSGNNLPRNHYNTDRKVDVFDAKADCIAALEFFNVNCDNLTIEKAEKEHYHPGKSGTLSFKNKVAGYFGELHPNILDLFDIKQKVVGFEVILENIENLPVSRKKFIDYKYQSVKRDFAFIVNKDVEVGNIINVIKKSSELITEVLIFDVYHGNNIEPNKMSIALSVTFCSPIHTLTEKEIQKESSAIVNLVCENTGGTLRTYR, encoded by the coding sequence ATGAAATTCACATTATCTTGGTTATTAGAGTACTTAGAAACCAATGCGAGTTTAGAAGAAATTACCGATAAATTAACTCACATAGGGTTAGAAGTAGAAGATGTGATCGATAATTCCAGATTGACTGGGTTTATCGTTGCAGAGGTATTAGAAGTCGTACCTCATCCAAATGCTGATAAATTAAAATTATGTAAAGTAGATGACGGAAGTAAAATTCTACAAATAGTTTGCGGAGCAAACAATGTTAGAGAAGGTATGAAAACTGTGCTTGCATCTCTTGGTAGCACATTGCCAGAAAGTGATTTCACAATCAAGCCCACAAAAATACGAGGAGTGCTAAGTGAAGGGATGCTCTGCTCTGCTTCTGAACTTGCGCTGGTTCAAGAGGAAAGTGAAGGAATAATCGAGCTTTCCGATGATTATAAAGTAGGGGATAAATTTTTCAATTGTGACCCTGTAATTGATATAAATGTTACTCCAAACCGTGGAGATTGCTTAGGCATTTATGGAATAGCTCGCGACCTTGCTGCAACTGGAATTGGGACATTAAAGACTTTAAGCATTCCACAACTTACCAGCTCCATAAATTCACCAATCGATGTTGAAGTTACTGACGGGGAAAGTTTTATTAGTGGAATATACATCGCCAATGTAAAAAATCAAGAAAGCCCAAAATGGTTAAAAGATAGGCTGGAATCGATAGGAATGCGCTCCATTTCTGCAATAGTTGATATCACGAACTATATTATGATATCTTTCAGCCGCCCAATGCACGCGTATGATGCAAAAAAAATAGAAGGAGAGCTCACAGTACGCAAAGCAAACGACGGAGAAAAATTTGCTGGTTTGAACGGTAAAGAATACTTATTAAACAAAGACATAAGCGTTATTGCAGGTGATAAAAATATTCATGGAATTGCTGGAATTATAGGTGGTAAGTGCAGTGAATGTACTCTTGAAACTACTGATATCTTTTTAGAGTCTGCTTGGTTCGATCCCATCTCTATTACTAAATCTTCAAGGCAGCTCGGCATCTCCACAGACGCTAGTTACAGATTTGCACGTTCAGTTGATCCTGAATTTACTTTTGATGGACTCAACCTTGCAGCTAAAATGATTCTGGACTTATGTGGTGGAGAAACCTCAAGCGTAGTGTCTGCTGGCAGTTTAGATAGTGCTGACACCAAGGTGAGCTTTGATTATCAGGATGTGAACAAGTTTGGAAGTGTGTCTGTATCGCCTGATGAGGTGCTTGATATCTTAACGAAACTAGGGTTTAGTATTGATAAAAAAACCGAAGGCAATTGGAATGTACAAGTACCAAGCTGGAGACCGGACGTGACAATACCGGCTGACCTAATCGAAGAAGTAACAAGGATATACGGCTATGACAAAATAAAAGAAGAACCACTACCAAATAATGTTGAAGAAGTAGATAGTACATACGACAATTTGCGTATTTTGATGACAAACAGAGGGTTTCATGAAGTGCTAACCTGGTCGTTTATGAGTGAATCAACAGCTGAAAAATTTGGTTACTCGAATAAGTTATTTATCATCGATAATCCGTTTAACAATAGCTTTAATATAATGAGACCAAGTATTATGCCAAATTTATTGCAAGTTACTGCTGATAATATTGCCCATGGAATATCTGATCTTGCAATCTTCGAAATCGGGCCGATTTACGATGGTGAAGCTCAGTCTAAGTATGTTTTAAGTGGAATTAGGTCAGGAAATAATTTACCGCGAAACCATTATAATACTGATAGGAAAGTAGATGTTTTTGACGCAAAGGCTGATTGCATAGCAGCTTTGGAGTTTTTTAACGTTAATTGTGATAATTTAACGATAGAGAAAGCAGAAAAAGAACATTACCACCCAGGAAAGTCAGGCACTCTCTCTTTTAAGAATAAAGTAGCAGGTTATTTTGGAGAGTTGCATCCTAATATATTAGATCTTTTTGATATCAAGCAAAAAGTTGTAGGTTTTGAGGTAATACTAGAAAATATTGAAAATTTACCTGTAAGTAGAAAGAAATTTATCGATTATAAATACCAAAGTGTAAAACGTGATTTTGCATTTATAGTAAATAAGGATGTGGAAGTAGGTAACATAATCAATGTGATAAAAAAAAGCTCAGAGCTCATCACAGAAGTTTTGATATTCGATGTATACCATGGAAATAATATAGAACCGAATAAGATGTCTATAGCGTTGTCAGTTACTTTTTGCTCTCCAATCCACACTTTAACTGAAAAAGAGATCCAAAAAGAATCAAGTGCTATAGTTAATTTAGTATGTGAAAATACCGGAGGAACTTTGAGAACTTATCGTTGA